In the genome of Palaemon carinicauda isolate YSFRI2023 chromosome 13, ASM3689809v2, whole genome shotgun sequence, one region contains:
- the LOC137652118 gene encoding uncharacterized protein, which yields MEYSYKNDAHLLDEEVACFQRSVYIPLIDEAQIRRNLENVRKVKKDLQGGIQEGEAAAEQMVKQLGTYMVNPQQSMLPSNISEEIVATLKDHETTVKLLKKALEGCLPREKFYIGLLSIAVKRREEEEARHNNTQVDFMLGVITETPSSTGVDISMGEVGPTNETCSGDVVLERGETLSDSQVLVTLCEMEAEEENRKRKAREMEAEEESRKKKKSRGIGKTPKDNLRVSLSRPFKKRGESNNIPQMKYGENSFPDPDEVDFQIL from the exons ATGGAATACTCGTACAAGAACGATGCCCATCTTCTGGATGAGGAGGTTGCCTGCTTCCAAAGGA GTGTGTATATTCCTCTGATTGATGAAGCACAAATTCGGCGAAACCTGGAAAATGTTCGGAAGGTCAAGAAGGACCTTCAAGGAGGTATACAGGAAGGAGAAGCAGCCGCTGAGCAGATGGTGAAGCAGTTGGGTACCTATATGGTAAACCCACAACAAAGCATGCTACCTTCGAATATCAGCGAAGAAATTGTAGCTACCCTCAAAGATCATGAGACTACTGTGAAGTTATTGAAGAAGGCTCTCGAAGGATGTCTTCCTCGAGAGAAGTTCTACATAGGACTACTATCAATAGCAGTtaagagacgggaagaagaagaggcacGTCATAACAACACACAAGTCGATTTCATGTTGGGTGTCATAACAgagacgccgtcatcaacgggtgttgatatctCCATGGGAGAAGTGGGGCCTACCAACGAGACTTGTTCCGGGGACGTGGTCCTGGAGCGGGGAGAGACTCTCTCAGATTCGCAGGTTTTGGTCACGCTCTGCGaaatggaagcggaggaagagaacaggaagaggaaggcccgtgaaatggaagcagaggaggagagTCGGAAGAAGAAAAAATCCAGAGGGATAGGTAAAACCCCCAAGGATAATTTAAGGGTGTCGTTAtctcgtccctttaaaaaaaggggcgagagtaacaatatccctcaaatgaaatacggggaaaacagtttccccgaccccgatgaggttgattttcaaatattataa